A region of the Synergistaceae bacterium genome:
GCCATCATCCAGGTTTGGTCGCGATAATAGCCGGAGCGCCAGTCGCCTTTTTTGAAGTGGTGAGCGATGGCGAGCTGGCTCATTTCTTTACCGTCTCCAAAGATGCCAAATTTTGCTTTACCGGTGAGCACTTCACGCCGACCGATTATGGAAGCCTGACGAGATCGAAAAGCCAGGCGGTAATTGTTTATTAGTTGTTCGTTCGAAAGAGGAAGTTCGGGGATGTTTTCTGACATTATTTCTCCTTTTTTAGCATATTTCCTTAACAAAATTATATTTATTATCGAAATTTGTTCAAAGAAATGTAGAGGGAGGTAAAGTCGGGAAGAATACAACGGAATATCCATATCTCCTAAATATAAAAATCTTTTTGGTTTATACCTGAACTTGGTCATAGAAAACGAAATTTAGGTATCTCTATGCTAAATGATATAGCAATCCAAAGATCTTAAACGAGTGGATAGCCAATTATATAAGAAATGAAAACCCTGTTTGCTATACAATCTGTGGATAATGAACCAGAGGGATTGATCAAAGCTTTATTATCTTCATCGTTGTAAACTACAGGTTTGGAATAAACCAATTTGATGGCACTTCCATCTTGAATTAATTAAAAAAGGAAGTCCCCTTCATGGGGACTTCCAGTCTAAGTAGTAATTGAGATTACTTGGAAGGATGCGGGTAGCGAGTTACAGTAAATGGAGTAAAGATTCTGTAGAAGTCCCAAATCCGCAATTGAACAGGGATTGTAATCCTGGGATCGGGTGCATTGGTAACCTGAAGTTCTCCAAAGTAATCGCCAGTGGTCAATCCGGTTGAGTCGAAGGTCAGTGTAACTTCAACCTGACCGCCGTCGGGCATGACAACGTCGGCCATGATGTCGATTTCTAACCAAGGAATATCGCCACCGGTACCGCCACCGCCACCGCCTTCAGCGATGAGTTCGACATCATCGAGGAAGAAGTTGCCGGATCCAACTGTAGTTGAGGCAAACTTGACTTGGTGGGTGTTACCATCGGCAAAAGCGGAAACATCCACTTCAATCTGGCGATAACTGGCTGTGCCACAAGCTGGGTCAGTTCCATCTGTACGCCATAGTTCTGTACCATCAATTTGGAGAGCTAAATAGTTGCTGGCGCCAGAGTCACCGCAAACAGCTTGTTCTACCCAGAATTTCATAGTTGCAGTGCCATTCGGGAATGCAACATCTTGAGAGACGGAACCGTTTTCAGTATCTCCGGGATTAACTCCACCAAACCAACTCCAAACCTGACCTGTGTGAGGTCCTGAACCGGTACCTGTACCACAATCGTCTACAGTACAAAGTGTAGTTCCATAATTAGATGAATACTCATCCCAATAAGGATTTGGAGTGTATGCTTCGAAACCGGGATCCTGAATCAGATTGTCAGCAAATGGATTGAATCGCATAAAGGGAGTTGGGCCACCCATATCGTTTTCGGTAATTTCAAAGACAGTTTCTTTGGCACCGGTATTGATGAAGGTAAGGGTCTGTTCGGTGATCCGATCGGGGAATTGGTCCTGGAAAACACTATCAGGATCGACAATCAAACAAGGAGCGTCGAGGCGGAGGTTGATATCATCGAGAACGACATCTTCATCCCAGCCAACAACTACACCGTTGACCATTTGTGTTATATAGCCAGCCTTAAGGATTTCCACATCATAGGTGCCATGTTTAAGGGCATAGCTGAAGTATCCATCTTCGTCGGTTTCAGTGCTTCCGACAAGCTTACCATTTTGATAGAAGTTGACGCCAGCTTTGTCAGCGGGGGCAGGTGCAATATCGCATTGCTCAAGAGCATAGATATTGGCTTTGATGTTACCCCAGTTGAGGGGGCGAACCACGTGCATAGTAACCGGGATAGCGGGCAATTCGTAGGGG
Encoded here:
- a CDS encoding DUF4394 domain-containing protein is translated as YYAGDFLKDDYSKIYAVSDTNAFVTIDTATGAITPIKTITPPGDTVSGLAGANGFFYGISGTQIFTLDTEGNLNVIATTTATLGIDLAYVPDNGLLYTVDLQSDHLFSINPNTGESVDIGALGFNANYAQGMDYDEVNKVLYWAAYGGGGDGQLRAIDMTTGASVLVGTFSGDNETDCLSIAAYAGGGGGGGTGGAVPWLTETPEEGLVDGLGTFEIEIEFNVNDIEQPGDYFAELRFTNDTPYELPAIPVTMHVVRPLNWGNIKANIYALEQCDIAPAPADKAGVNFYQNGKLVGSTETDEDGYFSYALKHGTYDVEILKAGYITQMVNGVVVGWDEDVVLDDINLRLDAPCLIVDPDSVFQDQFPDRITEQTLTFINTGAKETVFEITENDMGGPTPFMRFNPFADNLIQDPGFEAYTPNPYWDEYSSNYGTTLCTVDDCGTGTGSGPHTGQVWSWFGGVNPGDTENGSVSQDVAFPNGTATMKFWVEQAVCGDSGASNYLALQIDGTELWRTDGTDPACGTASYRQIEVDVSAFADGNTHQVKFASTTVGSGNFFLDDVELIAEGGGGGGTGGDIPWLEIDIMADVVMPDGGQVEVTLTFDSTGLTTGDYFGELQVTNAPDPRITIPVQLRIWDFYRIFTPFTVTRYPHPSK